The genomic stretch CTGACATTGTAGGATCTAGTTTATGTACAGGTTTCGGATCGGGTAAGAATAAATTTTCAACATTATAAAAAGAGAATAGTTCCATCAACACAAATTTCTATACTTTAATTAATATGCTCTTTTTTTCTAAATGTAAATTTATTATTTTTTTCAGATTGTATTAATCTGCTTATACACCAGCAAATCAATTTATAATAAGAAATATTTCAAATATAATAAAAAAAATCAATAAAACTATCTCTAGTGAATTAAATTTTCAATTAACTCACTATTCTATTCAATATATCGGAATTAAAATAATGAATAATATTTAAAATAATAAAAACAAAAATCCAATCAAAAGACCAAAATTGCTAATATTTTCCTTTTCAGTTACAATAATAACAAATATTATTCCATTTAATTTAATAGTCAAATAGAAGAAGTGAAAAAAAAAACAGGGTTTAAATGATCTGTAACGTGATATTAGAGAAGATCAGGACGTTTCTCTTTGGTAATTCTTACCGCTTCATCGTGACGCCATTCTTCAATTTTCCCAAAATTTCCGCTTAATAAAACTTTAGGAACATCCAATCCTTTATAGCTTTCTGGTCGGGTGTAGATTGGAGGTGACAGAAGATCATCCTGAAAACTGTCTGTTAAAGCACTTTGTTCATCATTTAAAACTCCGGGCAGCAATCTTATAATAGAGTCAGCCAGTACGCATGCGGCAAGCTCACCTCCTGTAAGGACATAATCGCCAATTGATATTTCTTTGGTAATATGAAGATCTCTTACTCTCTGGTCTATTCCTTTATAATGTCCGCAAAGAAAGATCAGGTTATCTTTTATAGAAAGAGAATTCGCTATTTTCTGGTTCAGGGTTAGTCCGTCAGGTGTCAGATAAATCACCTCATCATAATCTCTTTGAGATTTAAGTTCTGAGATACATTTATCTAATGGCTCTACCATCATCACCATTCCAGCTCCTCCTCCGTAAGGTTCATCATCAATCTGTTTATGTTTATTGATGGCCCAGTCTCTCAGATGGTGAAAATGTACTTCTGCCAATCCTTTGTCCATTGCTCTCTTCAAAATAGAGGTTTTAAATGGACTTTCCATCAATTCTGGAAGTACGCTTATGATATCAATTCTCATTGTAATGTTCCGTTTTTCTTAGTAGGTATAATAATTAATCTTAAGGAAGAATCTTTGTTGATATAGCTCCACATCCAGTTAAAAAATATGGCCAGCTTATTTCGAACGCTCAAAATTAACATTAAATGGAGAAACATCCAGAAATACCAGGCTAAAAATCCCTGGAATTTTATGAAAGGGAGATCTACAACGGCCCTGTGCTTTCCTATCGTTGCTAAAGAACCTTTGTCATCATATTCATATTCCTTCCACTCTCCTGTATTTTTCTTCAACAGATTTTTCCCTAAGTTTTTAGCCTGGTTAATGGCTACGTTGGCTACCTGTGGATGTCCCTGTGGATATTTAGGGGTTTCCATATAGGCAATATCACCAATTGCATACACATTATCATATCCTTTTATTTTATTGTATCGGTCTACGATATATCTGTTTCTTACTAATTTTTCTTCAGGGAAACCGTCAATTACATTTCCCGTCACTCCTGCAGCCCAGATTACATTATTGGAAGGTATTTCTTTTCCACTTTTCAAATGTACTTTGTCCCCATCATAATCTGTAACCACTTCTCCACTCATGAAGGTTACCCCAAGGTCTTTAAGGTATTTTTCAGACTTCTCCTGAGCTTCACTACTCATTACAGCAAGTGGCTTTTCTGTGGAACTTACAAGAATGATCTTCAGCTGATCGAAGTTCATATAAGGATAATCTCTTGGGAGAATATCTTTTTTCATTTCAGCAAAAGCTCCCGCCAGCTCTACGCCGGTGGGCCCGCTTCCTACGATAACGATATTCCAGTTTCCGTCATCGCTTCGGCTTTTCTCAATGATTAGCTTTTCGAAGGTCATCAGAACGTGATTTCTGATACTGATTGCTTCCTGGGTGTTCTTCATTCCGAAAGCTTTCCCTTCAAGCTCCTTGTTACCGAAAAAATTAGTTTTACATCCTGTTGCAATGATAAGCTTATCATAAGTAAATTCTGCCTCATCAGTAATGACCTTATTGTTGGCCGCATCAATTTCCTTGACATCCGTCATTCGAAACTGAGTGTTTCTGGATTGCTGAAAAATCTTTCTGAAGGGGAAGGAAATATTGGAAGGCTCTATCCTTCCTGAGGCTACCTGATAAAAAAGCGGCTGAAACATGTGGTGATTCATCCGATCCAGAACAATAACCTTTTTGTTCTTATTAT from Chryseobacterium indologenes encodes the following:
- the trmD gene encoding tRNA (guanosine(37)-N1)-methyltransferase TrmD, translated to MRIDIISVLPELMESPFKTSILKRAMDKGLAEVHFHHLRDWAINKHKQIDDEPYGGGAGMVMMVEPLDKCISELKSQRDYDEVIYLTPDGLTLNQKIANSLSIKDNLIFLCGHYKGIDQRVRDLHITKEISIGDYVLTGGELAACVLADSIIRLLPGVLNDEQSALTDSFQDDLLSPPIYTRPESYKGLDVPKVLLSGNFGKIEEWRHDEAVRITKEKRPDLL
- a CDS encoding NAD(P)/FAD-dependent oxidoreductase translates to METREKIIIIGGGFAGLQLAKTLNNKNKKVIVLDRMNHHMFQPLFYQVASGRIEPSNISFPFRKIFQQSRNTQFRMTDVKEIDAANNKVITDEAEFTYDKLIIATGCKTNFFGNKELEGKAFGMKNTQEAISIRNHVLMTFEKLIIEKSRSDDGNWNIVIVGSGPTGVELAGAFAEMKKDILPRDYPYMNFDQLKIILVSSTEKPLAVMSSEAQEKSEKYLKDLGVTFMSGEVVTDYDGDKVHLKSGKEIPSNNVIWAAGVTGNVIDGFPEEKLVRNRYIVDRYNKIKGYDNVYAIGDIAYMETPKYPQGHPQVANVAINQAKNLGKNLLKKNTGEWKEYEYDDKGSLATIGKHRAVVDLPFIKFQGFLAWYFWMFLHLMLILSVRNKLAIFFNWMWSYINKDSSLRLIIIPTKKNGTLQ